A single Nicotiana tabacum cultivar K326 chromosome 5, ASM71507v2, whole genome shotgun sequence DNA region contains:
- the LOC142181069 gene encoding vinorine synthase-like: protein MQRRWVPFYKAFAHYNYQFEDIHRKPDIHKCFLPSSVEEGSLMPDSALYPLLVQVTVFECGGMAIGIRASHKITDCATLCTLINAWSVTARDRADDCVVTEFVAAAESLPPPIPYVQPKSNKLEPIKVFFDRQRVAKIFAFDASTIASLKAKAVSDFVQMPTRVAGNVPRLLQGPTEDYLNWGTT, encoded by the coding sequence ATGCAACGACGATGGGTACCTTTCTACAAGGCTTTTGCTCATTATAATTATCAGTTTGAAGATATTCATAGAAAGCCTGATATCCATAAATGTTTCCTTCCCAGTAGTGTTGAAGAGGGATCATTGATGCCTGATTCAGCCTTATATCCTCTGCTTGTTCAAGTCACTGTTTTTGAGTGTGGAGGTATGGCTATTGGTATACGTGCTTCTCACAAAATTACTGATTGTGCCACATTGTGCACACTCATCAATGCCTGGTCAGTTACTGCTCGAGATAGAGCCGACGATTGTGTGGTCACGGAATTTGTTGCAGCTGCAGAATCCTTGCCACCACCTATTCCCTACGTTCAACCCAAGTCTAATAAGTTAGAACCAATCAAAGTCTTCTTCGATAGGCAACGTGTTGCTAAAATTTTTGCCTTTGATGCTTCTACTATAGCATCGCTCAAGGCTAAGGCTGTCAGTGATTTTGTACAAATGCCTACTCGCGTTGCTGGAAATGTGCCACGGTTGCTTCAGGGTCCGACAGAAGATTATCTAAATTGGGGCACAACGTAA